One segment of Lutra lutra chromosome 12, mLutLut1.2, whole genome shotgun sequence DNA contains the following:
- the SEH1L gene encoding nucleoporin SEH1 isoform X1, giving the protein MFVARHIAADHKDLIHDVSFDFHGRRMATCSSDQSVKVWDKSESGDWHCTASWKTHSGSVWRVTWAHPEFGQVLASCSFDRTAAVWEEIVGESNDKLRGQSHWVKRTTLVDSRTSVTDVKFAPKHMGLMLATCSADGIVRIYEAPDVMNLSQWSLQHEISCKLSCSCISWNPSSSRAHSPMIAVGSDDSSPNAMAKVQIFEYNENTRKYAKAETLMTVTDPVHDIAFAPNLGRSFHILAIATKDVRIFTLKPVRKELTSSGGPTKFEIHIVAQFDNHNSQVWRVSWNITGTVLASSGDDGCVRLWKANYMDNWKCTGILKGNGSPVNGNSQQGNSNPSLGSNIPNLQNSLNGSSSGRYFFPPLDSPRAGSRWSSYAQLLPPPPPPLVEHSCDADTANLQYPHPRRRSLSRPLNPLPENEGV; this is encoded by the exons gtCTGGGATAAAAGTGAAAGTGGGGATTGGCATTGTACTGCTAGCTGGAAG ACACATAGTGGATCTGTGTGGCGTGTGACATGGGCCCATCCTGAATTTGGACAGGTTTTGGCTTCTTGTTCTTTTGACCGAACCGCTGCTGTGTGGGAAGAAATAGTAGGAGAATCAAATGATAAACTTCGAGGACAGAGTCATTGG gttaagAGGACAACTCTAGTGGATAGCAGAACATCTGTTACCGATGTGAAATTTGCTCCTAAACATATGGGCCTTATGTTAGCAACCTGTTCGGCAGATGGTATAGTAAGAATATATGAGGCGCCAGATGTTATGAATCTCAGCCAGTGGTCTCTGCAGCACGAGATTTCATGTAAGCTAAGCTGTAGTTGTATTTCTTGGAACCCTTCAAG cTCTCGTGCTCATTCCCCCATGATAGCTGTAGGAAGTGATGACAGTAGTCCAAATGCAATGGCCAAGGTTCAGATTTTCGAGTATAATGAAAATACCAG GAAATATGCAAAAGCTGAAACCCTCATGACAGTCACAGACCCTGTGCATGACATTGCCTTTGCTCCAAACTTGGGAAGATCTTTCCATATTCTGGCCATAGCAACCAAAGATGTGAGGATTTTTACATTAAAGCCTGTGAG gaAAGAACTTACTTCCTCTGGTGGACCAACAAAATTTGAAATCCATATAGTGGCTCAGTTTGATAATCATAATTCCCAGGTCTGGCGAGTGAGTTGGAATATAACAGGAACAGTGCTAGCATCTTCAGGAGATGATGGCTGTGTGAGATTGTGGAAAG cTAATTATATGGACAATTGGAAGTGTACTGGTATTTTGAAAGGTAATGGGAGCCCTGTCAATGGGAATTCTCAGCAGGGAAACTCAAATCCTTCCCTAGGTTCAAATATCCCAAATCTTCAAAATTCATTAAATGGATCTTCTTCTGGCAG GTATTTCTTTCCCCCTCTGGATTCCCCACGGGCTGGATCGAGATGGTCCAGTTATgcccagctccttcctcctcctcctcctcctctggtaGAGCACTCTTGCGATGCTGACACTGCCAACCTCCAGTATCCTCACCCTCGCAGACGATCTCTCTCTCGGCCTCTTAATCCCTTACCTGAGAATGAAGGGGTTTAA